Proteins from one Hemiscyllium ocellatum isolate sHemOce1 chromosome 6, sHemOce1.pat.X.cur, whole genome shotgun sequence genomic window:
- the dph3 gene encoding DPH3 homolog, with amino-acid sequence MSVFHDEVEIEDFEYDEETESYYYPCPCGDKFIISKEDLENGEEVATCPSCSLIIKVIYDKDQFMSGEIVEMVTTDKLEKMKC; translated from the exons ATGTCCGTATTTCACGATGAGGTGGAAATCGAGGATTTCGAGTATGATGAGGAGACGGAGAGTTATTATTATCCGTGTCCGTGTGGAGACAAGTTCATCATTAGCAAG GAAGACCTGGAAAATGGAGAAGAAGTTGCAACTTGTCCAAGTTGTTCTTTGATAATCAAAGTAATTTATGATAAA GATCAGTTCATGTCTGGAGAAATAGTGGAAATGGTGACTACAGATAAATTAGAAAAAATGAAATGCTGA